In Chryseobacterium scophthalmum, the genomic stretch GATTGAGTGAGTATTCGTATGAAATAATTGCTAAAAATTCTGTTAATCATCAATCTTTATACGCTGAATTTTCTAGCCCGGATAGCAGCGATTACCCCGCAACATGAGATGGAGAGTTGGAGGAATTTAGAGATAGAAAAGCAACCGCGTGAGGAGTAATAGCGGATAGCCGGAATAAGCTTCTAAGAAAATATTTTAATAAGGTTATTATTGTTTAATTATATTTTAAGATTTGTGTTAAAGTTTTATTTTCAATTTTAAATGATAGTGATTATTTGTTTTTTGTACTTACTATCAATATTTTATAAATAAATTTTGAATTATATTTCATTATGTGTTGATAAATTGCTATTTTAGTAAAGCGTAATCCGAAAAGCATTAATAGAGTAGGAACCAATCAAAATTAAAATATGAAAAATCTAATCAAGATTTCAAGAGAAAATCTAAAATCACTTAACGGAGGTGGTGGACCGACATGTCCAGATGATCCGGCATTTGGAATGTGTTATCCTCCCGGTTGGCCAAATGGAATATGCATGAGCAGATATCAATGTTGTCTTAGACTTGGTATCGATGAACAAACTTGTAAAGAATTTCATACATAATCTGCAAACTATTTAGAAACTATTTTCACAGCTAGTTAGATAAATTTTTAATTTAACT encodes the following:
- a CDS encoding bacteriocin-like protein, whose amino-acid sequence is MKNLIKISRENLKSLNGGGGPTCPDDPAFGMCYPPGWPNGICMSRYQCCLRLGIDEQTCKEFHT